A region from the Sandaracinus amylolyticus genome encodes:
- a CDS encoding sodium:proton antiporter codes for MHGLGASTPLWSVIPFALMLGGIAVLPLALSHWWESNRNRAIYTAAVSLPIALWLLFVDSHALAHSMLEYVSFLVLLGSLYVIAGGIHVSGDLEGTPGRNAGLLALGAVLANFVGTTGASMLLIRTLLRTNKQRKNNTHVPFFFILIVSNCGGLLTPLGDPPLFLGYLRGVPFTWTLGLAPYWVLAVGYLVALFWVVDRRAYALETRDTLARDRAEAVPVRVGGAINVVYLAGVIAAVFLPSPWREIVMVGMALLSLRAAPREARTANGFTWAPILEVAILFAGIFVTMVPALALLEARGDELGLGAPWQFFVVTGALSSVLDNAPTYLTFLSAAQALQLPADVVGVPATFLTAISLGAVFMGANTYIGNGPNFMVKAIAEESGYRMPLFFGYALQAIAVLVPLYVLIAMWLAW; via the coding sequence ATGCACGGTCTCGGCGCGTCCACTCCGCTCTGGTCGGTGATCCCGTTCGCGCTGATGCTCGGCGGGATCGCGGTGCTGCCCCTCGCGCTCTCGCACTGGTGGGAGTCGAACCGCAACCGCGCGATCTACACGGCCGCGGTGTCGCTGCCGATCGCGCTGTGGCTGCTGTTCGTCGACTCGCACGCGCTCGCGCACAGCATGCTCGAGTACGTCTCGTTCCTCGTGCTGCTGGGATCGCTCTACGTGATCGCGGGCGGCATCCACGTGAGCGGCGATCTCGAGGGCACGCCGGGCCGCAACGCGGGGCTGCTCGCGCTCGGCGCGGTGCTCGCGAACTTCGTCGGCACGACCGGCGCGAGCATGCTGCTGATCCGCACGCTGCTGCGCACCAACAAGCAGCGGAAGAACAACACGCACGTCCCCTTCTTCTTCATCCTGATCGTGTCGAACTGCGGCGGGCTGCTCACGCCGCTCGGCGATCCGCCGCTCTTCCTCGGCTACCTGCGCGGCGTGCCGTTCACCTGGACGCTGGGGCTCGCGCCGTACTGGGTGCTCGCGGTCGGGTACCTCGTCGCGCTCTTCTGGGTCGTCGATCGCCGCGCGTACGCGCTCGAGACGCGCGACACCCTCGCGCGAGATCGCGCCGAGGCGGTGCCGGTGCGGGTGGGCGGCGCGATCAACGTCGTGTACCTCGCGGGCGTGATCGCGGCGGTGTTCCTGCCGTCGCCGTGGCGCGAGATCGTGATGGTCGGGATGGCGCTGCTGAGCCTGCGCGCCGCGCCGCGCGAGGCGCGCACCGCGAACGGCTTCACGTGGGCGCCGATCCTCGAGGTCGCGATCCTCTTCGCGGGGATCTTCGTGACGATGGTGCCGGCGCTCGCGCTGCTCGAGGCGCGCGGCGACGAGCTCGGCCTCGGGGCGCCGTGGCAATTCTTCGTGGTCACCGGCGCGCTGTCGTCGGTGCTCGACAACGCGCCGACGTACCTGACGTTCCTCAGCGCCGCGCAGGCGCTTCAGCTCCCGGCGGACGTGGTCGGCGTGCCCGCGACGTTCCTGACCGCGATCTCGCTGGGCGCGGTCTTCATGGGCGCGAACACGTACATCGGGAACGGCCCGAACTTCATGGTGAAGGCGATCGCCGAGGAGTCGGGCTACCGGATGCCGCTCTTCTTCGGGTATGCGCTGCAGGCGATCGCGGTGCTGGTTCCGTTGTACGTGCTGATCGCGATGTGGCTGGCCTGGTGA
- a CDS encoding endonuclease MutS2: METIETHSTRSSAEAGDLGLAKTLRDLQWSRVVEAVAARCAGPLGARLTSLALAPDLATARVSMEETREALALRNDGEPLPLSGIRDVRSSLDRVARAGSLEGIALRDLRVTLGAARTLRLFLARRRDRAPALVAACPIDPTLDSLEEEIGAAIEADGTVSDHASPELRRLRQEVANLRAKIIARLEQMLIEHGDVVQDRFHTIRDGRYVLPMRTDAHDKIPGIVHGTSGSGATVFIEPRSLIEQQNRLTLALGEMEAEEARILAQLSELVRERLPELRAAVDALDRADLRSASARLAEDLKARVPDLVPEARIDVKDARHPLLILEGIDVVPNDLALAAGNALVLSGPNAGGKTVALKLMGVFALMVRAGLPVPAQEGAVVGFFDPVLSDVGDEQSIEKNLSTFSAHVRRLATILDEAGPHALVLLDEVATGTDPGEGAALACAVVDSLCRRGAALAVTTHYEPLKAMALSDARLRNASVGFDVARMAPTFHVRMDVPGASSALAVAQRFGLDRVVIERAKEMLPEQARTFDALVRRLEQQHDEVSREREALALERRALESERTRVQDELRKLKEREERKLTDEGQRLLKMIRETRDEVRSARTAMRKKEGDQALVEEARKAVERAALRTREGDLAGAIAPEAAPEERGAPATAGALGPGVRVWVPRLRAELEIVEGPTRGRVRVASGAVKLWANVDEVRVLGADGGGEGAASKAAEPAKTEKRRETPTPAHAPPPAAEPIAVRTDSNTLDLRGLRVDEALGLAESFLDRLYGSGEKIGFLVHGVGTGALRDAVRDYLRGATRYVKRWRPGESDEGGDRVTVVQIA; encoded by the coding sequence ATGGAGACGATCGAGACGCACTCGACGCGATCGAGTGCGGAGGCCGGCGATCTCGGCCTCGCGAAGACGTTGCGCGACCTGCAGTGGTCGCGCGTGGTGGAGGCGGTCGCGGCGCGCTGCGCGGGGCCGCTCGGCGCCCGGCTGACCTCGCTCGCGCTCGCGCCCGATCTCGCGACCGCGCGGGTGTCGATGGAGGAGACGCGCGAGGCGCTCGCGCTGCGCAACGACGGCGAGCCGCTGCCGCTGAGCGGGATCCGCGACGTGCGGTCGAGCCTCGATCGGGTGGCGCGCGCGGGCTCGCTCGAGGGGATCGCGCTGCGCGATCTGCGGGTGACGCTGGGCGCGGCGCGCACGCTGCGGCTCTTCCTGGCGCGGCGGCGGGATCGCGCGCCCGCGCTGGTCGCGGCGTGCCCGATCGATCCGACGCTCGACTCGCTCGAGGAGGAGATCGGCGCGGCGATCGAGGCCGACGGGACGGTGAGCGATCACGCGTCGCCCGAGCTGCGCCGGCTGCGTCAGGAGGTCGCGAACCTCCGCGCGAAGATCATCGCGCGCCTCGAGCAGATGCTGATCGAGCACGGCGACGTCGTGCAGGATCGCTTCCACACGATCCGCGACGGCCGCTACGTGCTGCCGATGCGCACCGACGCGCACGACAAGATCCCAGGCATCGTGCACGGCACGAGCGGCAGCGGCGCGACGGTGTTCATCGAGCCGCGCTCGCTGATCGAGCAGCAGAACCGGCTGACGCTCGCGCTCGGCGAGATGGAGGCCGAGGAGGCGCGCATCCTCGCGCAGCTGAGCGAGCTGGTGCGAGAGCGCCTGCCCGAGCTGCGCGCGGCGGTGGACGCGCTCGATCGCGCGGATCTGCGGAGCGCGTCGGCGCGGCTCGCGGAGGACCTGAAGGCGCGGGTGCCGGACCTGGTGCCCGAGGCGCGCATCGACGTGAAGGACGCGCGGCATCCGCTCTTGATCCTCGAGGGGATCGACGTGGTGCCGAACGATCTCGCGCTCGCCGCGGGGAACGCGCTGGTGCTCTCGGGGCCGAACGCGGGCGGCAAGACGGTCGCGCTCAAGCTGATGGGCGTGTTCGCGCTGATGGTGCGCGCGGGACTGCCGGTGCCGGCGCAGGAGGGCGCGGTCGTCGGGTTCTTCGATCCGGTGCTCAGCGACGTCGGCGACGAGCAGTCGATCGAGAAGAACCTCAGCACGTTCTCGGCGCACGTGCGGCGCCTCGCGACGATCCTCGACGAGGCGGGACCGCACGCGCTGGTGCTGCTCGACGAGGTCGCGACGGGCACCGATCCCGGCGAGGGCGCGGCGCTCGCGTGCGCGGTGGTGGACTCACTGTGCCGGCGCGGCGCGGCGCTCGCGGTGACGACGCACTACGAGCCGCTCAAGGCGATGGCGCTGAGCGATGCGCGGCTGCGCAACGCGTCGGTGGGCTTCGACGTGGCGCGCATGGCGCCGACGTTCCACGTGCGGATGGACGTGCCGGGCGCGTCGAGCGCGCTCGCGGTGGCGCAGCGCTTCGGGCTCGATCGTGTGGTGATCGAGCGCGCGAAGGAGATGCTCCCCGAGCAGGCGCGCACGTTCGACGCGCTGGTGCGGCGGCTCGAGCAGCAGCACGACGAGGTCTCGAGGGAGCGCGAGGCGCTCGCGCTCGAGCGTCGCGCGCTCGAGAGCGAGCGGACGCGCGTGCAGGACGAGCTGCGCAAGCTGAAGGAGCGCGAGGAGCGGAAGCTGACCGACGAGGGCCAGCGCCTGCTCAAGATGATCCGCGAGACGCGTGACGAGGTGCGCTCCGCGCGCACGGCGATGCGCAAGAAGGAAGGCGATCAGGCGCTCGTCGAGGAGGCGCGCAAGGCGGTCGAGCGCGCGGCGCTGCGCACGCGCGAGGGCGATCTCGCGGGGGCGATCGCGCCCGAGGCCGCGCCCGAGGAGCGCGGAGCGCCCGCGACGGCGGGCGCGCTCGGGCCCGGCGTGCGCGTGTGGGTCCCGCGGCTTCGCGCGGAGCTCGAGATCGTCGAGGGGCCGACCCGCGGCCGCGTGCGCGTCGCGTCGGGCGCGGTGAAGCTCTGGGCGAACGTCGACGAAGTGCGCGTGCTGGGCGCGGACGGCGGCGGCGAGGGCGCGGCGAGCAAGGCCGCCGAGCCGGCGAAGACCGAGAAGCGTCGCGAGACGCCGACCCCTGCGCACGCACCGCCGCCCGCGGCGGAGCCGATCGCGGTGCGCACCGACTCGAACACGCTCGATCTCCGTGGTCTGCGCGTCGACGAGGCGCTCGGGCTGGCGGAGTCGTTCCTCGATCGCCTCTACGGGAGCGGCGAGAAGATCGGCTTCCTGGTGCACGGCGTCGGCACTGGCGCGCTGCGCGATGCGGTGCGCGACTACCTGCGCGGCGCGACGCGCTACGTGAAGCGATGGCGCCCGGGGGAGAGCGACGAGGGCGGCGATCGCGTGACCGTGGTGCAGATCGCCTGA
- a CDS encoding response regulator, with translation MASISTEKPARQGRRRRLLIVDDEPHLARTLQILLGDEHDVDVVTSGSAARERLERDASFDAILCDLAMRDVSGMDLHDWLSGTLPDVAARMIFMTGGAYTPEARAFLDRVPNPRVEKPFRLEELQALVRDVAES, from the coding sequence ATGGCGAGCATCTCGACCGAGAAGCCCGCTCGGCAGGGGCGCCGTCGGCGTCTCCTGATCGTCGACGACGAGCCGCACCTCGCGCGGACGCTTCAGATCCTGCTCGGCGACGAGCACGACGTGGACGTGGTCACGTCGGGATCCGCAGCACGCGAGCGGCTCGAGCGCGACGCGAGCTTCGATGCGATCCTCTGCGACCTCGCGATGCGCGACGTCTCGGGGATGGACCTTCACGACTGGCTCTCGGGCACCCTGCCCGACGTCGCCGCCCGCATGATCTTCATGACGGGCGGGGCGTACACGCCGGAGGCGCGCGCGTTCCTCGATCGCGTGCCCAACCCGCGCGTGGAGAAGCCGTTCCGCCTCGAGGAGCTGCAAGCGCTCGTGCGAGACGTCGCCGAGAGCTGA
- a CDS encoding ATP-binding protein — protein sequence MHSRSAMRSRAASLVLVAIMGMVACDRQTWRDAPRAWSDAQERWHTQRDPDAWRAWDAIDRATPEGREAHRLLAEADALYREGIARVDEGDPDARRSFEDALLLAPMDPRLNLPLARAFRRRADLDPENPHLFIRAAFTYRKFLLLVPDDPDAAIARRELEQLDPEAAAWLDALGPEPQATSTTSGADAASWLALTSLVLALIALVLLVLRPSRRMRSLEELASSRPELHPAIAYLVSGLRHELLKHRIGAVASAVEALAEGRASVPQREFVSGRLFGGEPLRDAWDGHLRAFERALGPELDLHRRDREFARAGKAIVAIAKLEGALRAGDARAMAKLRRAHEELRALDRRLATLVAKLVRTKVDAGLLRDVVDEVRKEYAPSRVALDALAIEAPDPAPAIEVFRVDLVLVLKNVVRNAILAVGRSDAPRRIRLDVRTELEPTGEENVVVRVHDTSPDALTTEAIYERRVGSGLGLVTAALSRYDGAIVVEPGETGWSKAVALRFFRVYDEPSSRAEAA from the coding sequence ATGCACTCTCGATCGGCGATGCGCTCGCGCGCCGCGTCTCTCGTGCTCGTCGCCATCATGGGGATGGTCGCGTGCGATCGACAGACGTGGCGTGACGCCCCGCGCGCGTGGTCCGACGCGCAAGAGCGATGGCACACGCAGCGCGATCCCGACGCGTGGCGCGCGTGGGACGCGATCGATCGGGCGACGCCCGAGGGACGCGAGGCGCACCGACTGCTCGCCGAGGCGGACGCGCTCTATCGCGAGGGGATCGCGCGCGTCGACGAGGGCGATCCCGACGCGCGGCGATCGTTCGAGGACGCGCTCTTGCTCGCGCCGATGGATCCGCGGCTGAACCTTCCGCTCGCGCGCGCGTTCCGGCGGCGCGCCGATCTGGACCCCGAGAACCCGCACCTCTTCATCCGCGCGGCGTTCACGTACCGGAAGTTCTTGCTGCTCGTGCCCGACGATCCCGACGCGGCGATCGCGCGCCGCGAGCTCGAGCAGCTCGACCCAGAGGCCGCGGCCTGGCTCGACGCGCTGGGGCCCGAGCCGCAAGCGACGAGCACGACGAGCGGCGCGGATGCCGCGTCGTGGCTCGCGCTCACGTCGCTGGTGCTCGCGCTGATCGCGCTCGTGCTCCTGGTGCTGCGGCCGAGCCGTCGGATGCGGTCGCTCGAAGAGCTCGCGTCGTCGCGCCCCGAGCTGCATCCGGCGATCGCGTACCTCGTGTCGGGCCTGCGGCACGAGCTGCTCAAGCATCGCATCGGCGCGGTCGCGAGCGCGGTGGAGGCGCTCGCGGAGGGGCGCGCGAGCGTGCCGCAGCGCGAGTTCGTGAGCGGTCGGCTCTTCGGCGGCGAGCCGCTGCGCGATGCGTGGGACGGGCACCTGCGCGCGTTCGAGCGAGCGCTCGGGCCGGAGCTCGATCTGCATCGGCGCGATCGCGAATTCGCGCGCGCCGGTAAGGCGATCGTCGCGATCGCGAAGCTGGAGGGCGCGCTGCGCGCGGGCGATGCGAGGGCGATGGCGAAGCTGCGCCGCGCGCACGAGGAGCTGCGCGCGCTCGATCGGCGGCTCGCCACGCTCGTCGCGAAGCTGGTGCGCACGAAGGTCGACGCAGGGTTGTTGCGAGACGTCGTCGACGAGGTGCGCAAGGAGTACGCGCCGTCGCGCGTGGCGCTCGACGCACTCGCGATCGAAGCGCCCGATCCCGCGCCGGCGATCGAGGTGTTCCGGGTCGATCTCGTGCTCGTGCTGAAGAACGTGGTGCGCAACGCGATCCTCGCGGTGGGTCGGAGCGATGCGCCGCGTCGCATCCGGCTCGACGTGCGCACCGAGCTCGAGCCGACGGGCGAGGAGAACGTCGTGGTGCGGGTGCACGACACGAGCCCCGACGCGCTGACGACCGAGGCGATCTACGAGCGACGCGTGGGCAGCGGGCTCGGGCTCGTGACCGCGGCGCTGAGCCGATACGATGGCGCGATCGTGGTCGAGCCGGGTGAGACGGGCTGGTCGAAGGCGGTCGCGCTGCGCTTCTTTCGTGTGTACGACGAGCCCTCGTCGCGCGCGGAGGCCGCGTGA
- a CDS encoding serine/threonine-protein kinase has protein sequence MKICPACKTEFQGGEVFCPNDGARLQTPSQLAVPPLDASDVMVGQILDDRYRILRRIGEGGMGIVYEAEHVIIEKRVALKVLRDDFSSRPEVVQRFRQEAKSASKIGNAHIVDISDFGETPAGAIYFVMELLEGEDLANVLQRDSTIPLHRAADILSQCCVALGAAHAKGIVHRDMKPENVFLVTRDGRPDFVKIVDFGIAKMSDIETQGAPGRKLTKTGMIFGTPEYMSPEQAAGKELDHRVDVYALGVIFFEMLTGRVPFVGDTFMGILTQHMFEEPPRMTAVNPSVSVDPSVEGFIDRALAKDPAHRFQTCEEMRDALSRALGGEDVRGGTFVGYGEPVKYKPKGARAVSPQAVTQELPAAGGKRGGLGLAIGIGAGIGIATVAGVGLWLMGGGAEANGATTPVAEPPRGSPEVVPSATDAGHAEATIDAGASEVATTPSEPDAGPSAIAVRVVTRPEGARVWVVGRGDVCQETPCTFETAPGETITVRARQGRSEGEIELTPEGATELTIPLRAARAAGGGGRTKQDDGAGSGGHGDLKIPDVFRRPR, from the coding sequence ATGAAGATCTGCCCCGCCTGCAAGACCGAGTTCCAGGGGGGCGAGGTCTTCTGCCCGAACGACGGAGCGCGGCTCCAGACGCCCTCGCAGCTCGCCGTGCCGCCGCTCGACGCGAGCGACGTGATGGTCGGACAGATCCTCGACGATCGCTACCGCATCCTGCGCCGCATCGGCGAGGGCGGCATGGGCATCGTCTACGAGGCCGAGCACGTCATCATCGAGAAGCGCGTCGCGCTCAAGGTGCTGCGCGACGACTTCAGCTCGCGCCCCGAGGTCGTGCAGCGCTTCCGGCAGGAGGCCAAGAGCGCCTCGAAGATCGGCAACGCGCACATCGTCGACATCTCGGACTTCGGCGAGACGCCCGCCGGCGCGATCTACTTCGTGATGGAGCTGCTCGAGGGCGAAGACCTCGCGAACGTGCTCCAGCGCGACTCGACCATCCCGCTCCATCGCGCGGCGGACATCCTCTCGCAGTGCTGCGTCGCGCTCGGCGCCGCGCACGCGAAGGGCATCGTCCACCGCGACATGAAGCCCGAGAACGTCTTCCTCGTCACCCGCGACGGCCGCCCCGACTTCGTGAAGATCGTCGACTTCGGCATCGCGAAGATGAGCGACATCGAGACCCAGGGCGCGCCGGGTCGGAAGCTCACGAAGACCGGCATGATCTTCGGCACGCCCGAGTACATGTCGCCCGAGCAGGCCGCGGGGAAAGAGCTCGATCACCGCGTCGACGTCTACGCGCTCGGCGTGATCTTCTTCGAGATGCTGACGGGACGCGTGCCCTTCGTGGGCGACACGTTCATGGGCATCCTGACGCAGCACATGTTCGAAGAGCCGCCGCGCATGACGGCGGTGAACCCGAGCGTGAGCGTCGACCCGTCGGTCGAGGGCTTCATCGATCGCGCGCTCGCGAAGGATCCCGCGCATCGCTTCCAGACGTGCGAGGAGATGCGCGACGCGCTCTCGCGCGCGCTCGGCGGCGAGGACGTGCGGGGCGGCACGTTCGTCGGCTACGGCGAGCCGGTGAAGTACAAGCCGAAGGGCGCGCGCGCGGTGTCGCCCCAGGCCGTCACGCAGGAGCTCCCCGCCGCGGGCGGCAAGCGCGGCGGGCTCGGCTTGGCGATCGGGATCGGCGCGGGCATCGGCATCGCGACGGTCGCGGGCGTCGGGCTGTGGCTGATGGGCGGCGGCGCGGAGGCGAACGGCGCGACGACGCCGGTCGCCGAGCCGCCGCGCGGATCGCCCGAGGTCGTCCCGAGCGCGACCGACGCGGGCCACGCGGAGGCGACGATCGACGCAGGCGCGAGCGAGGTCGCGACGACGCCGAGCGAGCCCGACGCGGGACCCTCGGCGATCGCGGTGCGCGTCGTGACGCGCCCCGAGGGCGCGCGGGTGTGGGTGGTGGGCCGCGGCGACGTCTGCCAGGAGACGCCGTGCACCTTCGAGACGGCGCCCGGCGAGACGATCACGGTGCGCGCGCGCCAGGGCCGCAGCGAGGGCGAGATCGAGCTCACGCCGGAGGGCGCGACCGAGCTCACGATCCCGCTCCGCGCGGCCCGCGCCGCCGGCGGCGGCGGCCGCACGAAGCAAGACGACGGCGCCGGCAGCGGCGGCCACGGCGACCTGAAGATCCCCGACGTCTTCCGCCGCCCGCGCTGA
- a CDS encoding response regulator, which translates to MKILLIEDGQEYEEFARLFLADACDIAAAHSASEALSRAAETRFDAFLVDLRFERAPQEALVGDLEDTARRLFGGDRARALRWLKDQQGTLVLAELRRAGHAQPALFVHDFPAQRLANLRRLYGDVRAVPGFDAAAIREALGVAR; encoded by the coding sequence GTGAAGATCCTGCTGATCGAAGACGGGCAGGAGTACGAGGAGTTCGCGCGGCTCTTCCTGGCCGATGCGTGCGATATCGCGGCGGCGCACTCCGCGTCCGAAGCGCTGTCGCGCGCGGCGGAGACGCGCTTCGACGCGTTCCTCGTCGATCTGCGGTTCGAGCGCGCGCCGCAGGAGGCGCTCGTCGGCGATCTCGAGGACACGGCGCGCCGCCTGTTCGGCGGTGATCGCGCGCGTGCGCTGCGGTGGCTGAAGGATCAGCAGGGCACGCTGGTGCTCGCGGAGCTGCGACGCGCCGGTCACGCGCAGCCCGCGCTCTTCGTGCACGACTTCCCGGCGCAGCGGCTCGCGAACCTGCGTCGTCTCTACGGCGACGTGCGCGCGGTGCCCGGCTTCGACGCGGCGGC
- a CDS encoding MopE-related protein yields MSPGRARALFASILVCTAATLPGCAQPEHAVLIEARSQGDVETLQVTVIDLSGERPPTRTSPRPVRRSAEDIQTGEPVRIAVPLPGPMRALVHVVATGRDATQRFVATRCYDAGGVVRDTVLLVGPIGADLDADGDAFPVDPGATCRDPGEEGRTTSCDFACDASEGADCDDADATIHPGAPELCRDDVDQDCDGRDAECEDRDRDDWRSCSAADAPGTCDCEDGVREINPGATEICRDGVDQDCDGRDGICDQDGDGFEADRETGGSPDCDDTDPEIFPGAVEVCTPRDDPDAVARDEDCNGFVDDAPDCTDDDLDRDGSPACTDVAPGAGCARTDCDCDDCDAGIHPGAIDFCGNGLDEDQNGTDSACPSGDADLDGFASLAAGGADCDDTSASIYPGAPERCGDGIAQSCIADVDCAGGDTDADQYVPPADCGPDDAAQAPGQAEVCNTLDDDCDGTTNEVLGTPVAGLPYGPSGCVLGDARLGPTCAGTGACVTDFLTSVFHCGGCRVACNVPGGDVVADVCIGGVCDCSSQGGALGACTSGTTCCSGAGCRDLQTDVDNCGFCGLACDDASDRCVDGSCSCGTLGRPCDSGATCCGAGCVDTQTDENNCGVCGNVCGVSSSCVAGRCTCDAGFADCDANPATGCEVDTRTDSSHCGACRNVCMRAGASAVCVDSTCQTGSCTAARANCDGVDSNGCEVDTRSDELHCGGCGNECGTNATCSSGGCACDTNFGDCSAATLGCETDLRTSVSNCGGCGIACSANQTCSARSCVCLPSFGDCNASAGCETDLRTTAAHCGRCGNDCGPNATCAGGACMCAPSFGDCSAVAGCETDLRTTAAHCGMCGNNCGPNASCVGSGCVCAPSFGNCTAAAGCETDLRITPTSCGGCGNDCGPNSTCAGSACGCAANFGDCTAAAGCETDLRTNDAHCGMCGNACGPGSDCVGSNCSCTPSFGDCTATAGCETDLRTTDAHCGMCGNDCGPNAGCSGSTCSCDADFDDCTTAAGCETDTSSSLAHCGACNSPCDAMRADSCVDGDCQCGDGPPCNAGQTCTGGACTMM; encoded by the coding sequence GTGTCGCCAGGTCGCGCGCGCGCGCTCTTCGCTTCGATCCTCGTCTGCACCGCCGCAACACTGCCGGGCTGCGCCCAGCCCGAGCACGCGGTGCTGATCGAGGCCCGCTCCCAGGGCGACGTCGAGACGCTGCAGGTCACGGTCATCGATCTCTCGGGCGAGCGCCCGCCCACGCGCACCAGCCCGCGCCCGGTGCGCCGCAGCGCCGAGGACATCCAGACCGGCGAGCCGGTGCGCATCGCAGTGCCGCTGCCGGGCCCGATGCGCGCGCTCGTGCACGTCGTCGCGACCGGGCGAGACGCGACCCAGCGCTTCGTCGCCACGCGCTGCTACGACGCGGGCGGCGTCGTGCGCGACACCGTGCTGCTCGTCGGTCCGATCGGCGCGGACCTCGACGCCGACGGCGACGCGTTCCCCGTCGATCCCGGCGCGACCTGCCGCGACCCCGGCGAAGAAGGCCGCACCACGTCGTGCGACTTCGCGTGCGACGCCTCCGAGGGCGCCGACTGCGACGACGCGGACGCCACGATCCACCCCGGCGCGCCCGAGCTCTGCCGCGACGACGTCGATCAGGACTGCGACGGCCGCGACGCCGAGTGCGAGGACCGCGACCGCGACGACTGGCGCTCCTGCAGCGCGGCCGACGCGCCCGGCACCTGCGACTGCGAGGACGGCGTCCGCGAGATCAACCCGGGCGCGACCGAGATCTGTCGCGACGGCGTCGACCAGGACTGCGACGGCCGCGACGGCATCTGCGATCAGGACGGCGACGGCTTCGAGGCCGATCGCGAGACCGGCGGCTCGCCCGACTGCGACGACACCGACCCCGAGATCTTCCCGGGCGCGGTCGAGGTGTGCACCCCGCGCGACGATCCGGACGCCGTCGCGCGCGACGAGGACTGCAACGGGTTCGTCGACGACGCGCCCGACTGCACCGACGACGATCTCGACCGCGACGGCTCGCCCGCGTGCACCGACGTCGCCCCCGGCGCGGGCTGCGCGCGCACCGACTGCGACTGCGACGACTGCGACGCCGGCATCCACCCCGGCGCGATCGACTTCTGCGGCAACGGGCTCGACGAGGACCAGAACGGCACCGACTCCGCGTGCCCCTCGGGCGACGCCGATCTCGACGGCTTCGCGTCGCTCGCCGCCGGCGGCGCCGACTGCGACGACACCAGCGCGAGCATCTACCCCGGCGCGCCCGAGCGCTGCGGCGACGGCATCGCGCAGAGCTGCATCGCCGACGTCGACTGCGCGGGCGGCGACACCGACGCCGATCAGTACGTCCCGCCCGCCGACTGCGGCCCGGACGACGCAGCGCAGGCGCCGGGCCAGGCCGAGGTCTGCAACACGCTCGACGACGACTGCGACGGCACCACCAACGAGGTGCTCGGCACCCCGGTCGCGGGCCTGCCCTACGGCCCGAGCGGCTGCGTGCTCGGCGACGCGCGCCTCGGCCCGACGTGCGCGGGCACCGGCGCGTGCGTCACCGACTTCCTCACGAGCGTCTTCCACTGCGGCGGCTGCCGCGTCGCGTGCAACGTGCCCGGCGGCGACGTCGTCGCGGACGTGTGCATCGGCGGCGTGTGCGACTGCAGCTCGCAGGGCGGCGCGCTCGGCGCGTGCACCAGCGGCACCACGTGCTGCAGCGGCGCGGGCTGCCGCGATCTCCAGACCGACGTCGACAACTGCGGCTTCTGCGGCCTCGCCTGCGACGACGCGTCCGATCGCTGCGTCGACGGGTCGTGCTCGTGCGGCACGCTCGGCCGCCCCTGCGACAGCGGCGCGACGTGCTGCGGCGCGGGCTGCGTCGACACCCAGACCGACGAGAACAACTGCGGCGTCTGCGGCAACGTCTGCGGCGTGAGCTCGAGCTGCGTCGCCGGCCGCTGCACCTGCGACGCCGGCTTCGCCGACTGCGACGCGAACCCCGCGACCGGCTGCGAGGTCGACACCCGCACCGACTCGAGCCACTGCGGCGCGTGCCGCAACGTCTGCATGCGCGCCGGCGCGAGCGCGGTGTGCGTCGACAGCACCTGCCAGACCGGCAGCTGCACCGCGGCCCGCGCCAACTGCGACGGCGTCGACAGCAACGGATGCGAGGTCGACACCCGCAGCGACGAGCTCCACTGCGGCGGGTGCGGCAACGAGTGCGGCACCAACGCGACGTGCTCGAGCGGCGGGTGCGCGTGCGACACCAACTTCGGCGACTGCAGCGCCGCGACGCTCGGGTGCGAGACCGACCTCCGCACCTCGGTCTCGAACTGCGGCGGCTGCGGCATCGCGTGCAGCGCCAACCAGACGTGCAGCGCGCGCAGCTGCGTCTGCCTCCCCAGCTTCGGCGACTGCAACGCGAGCGCGGGCTGCGAGACCGATCTCCGCACCACCGCCGCGCACTGCGGCCGCTGCGGCAACGACTGCGGCCCCAACGCGACGTGCGCCGGCGGCGCGTGCATGTGCGCGCCGAGCTTCGGCGACTGCAGCGCGGTCGCGGGGTGCGAGACCGACCTCCGCACCACCGCCGCGCACTGCGGCATGTGCGGCAACAACTGCGGCCCGAACGCGAGCTGCGTCGGCAGCGGCTGCGTGTGCGCGCCGAGCTTCGGCAACTGCACCGCGGCCGCAGGGTGCGAGACCGACCTGCGCATCACCCCGACGAGCTGCGGCGGCTGCGGCAACGACTGCGGTCCGAACTCCACGTGCGCCGGCAGCGCGTGCGGCTGCGCCGCCAACTTCGGCGACTGCACCGCGGCGGCAGGGTGCGAGACCGATCTCCGCACCAACGACGCGCACTGCGGCATGTGCGGCAACGCGTGCGGACCGGGCTCCGACTGCGTCGGCAGCAACTGCAGCTGCACGCCGAGCTTCGGCGACTGCACCGCGACCGCGGGCTGCGAGACCGACCTCCGCACCACCGACGCGCACTGCGGCATGTGCGGCAACGACTGCGGCCCGAACGCGGGCTGCAGCGGCAGCACGTGCAGCTGCGACGCGGACTTCGACGACTGCACGACGGCCGCGGGCTGCGAGACCGACACCTCGTCGTCGCTCGCGCACTGCGGCGCGTGCAACAGCCCCTGCGACGCGATGCGCGCCGACTCGTGCGTCGACGGCGACTGCCAGTGCGGCGACGGCCCGCCCTGCAACGCCGGTCAGACCTGCACCGGCGGCGCCTGCACGATGATGTGA